A genome region from Strigops habroptila isolate Jane chromosome 12, bStrHab1.2.pri, whole genome shotgun sequence includes the following:
- the LOC115615522 gene encoding CCN family member 2-like codes for MSGSLGTVTWTLCLLLLAPGWVEPQACTYPCQCPSQPVQCPAGTSHVLDACGCCKVCARQLGELCSLQKPCDHHKGLYCDFSKIHRGSGICLAHEGATCDLLGKIYHNGESFQPTCKLQCICMDGAIGCIPLCSDDLRLPSPECPNPRRVKLRDKCCEEWVCAEGSEENRLDTAMAVFREDPAHKPELNNLQENCLVQTTEWSACSKSCGMGISARVTNNNPQCRLEKETRLCMVRPCDFPVDKTKKGKKCVRTPKPRQSLHFEFSGCTSSRSYRPRFCGSCTDGRCCTPYVTSTVEVEFHCPEGDFFQRKMMFIKMCSCHYDCPRDNDIFLATYHRRMIGDHVKTDRQ; via the exons ATGTCCGGCAGCTTGGGGACAGTGACCTGGACCCtgtgcctcctcctccttgctcctGGCTGG GTAGAACCGCAGGCCTGCACATACCCATGCCAGTGTCCCTCCCAGCCTGTGCAGTGCCCCGCTGGCACCAGCCACGTGTTGGATGCCTGTGGTTGCTGCAAGGTGTGTGCCAGGCAGCTCGGcgagctctgctccctgcagaaaCCCTGTGACCATCACAAGGGACTCTACTGCGACTTCTCCAAGATCCACAGAGGCAGCGGGATCTGCTTAG ctCACGAGGGTGCAACTTGTGACCTGCTGGGCAAGATCTACCACAACGGGGAGAGCTTCCAGCCCACGTGCAAGCTGCAGTGCATCTGCATGGACGGGGCCATCGGCTGCATCCCGCTCTGCTCCGACGACCTGCGGCTGCCGTCCCCCGAGTGCCCCAACCCGCGGCGGGTCAAGCTCCGCGACAAGTGCTGCGAGGAGTGGGTCTGTGCGGAGGGCAGCGAGGAGAACCGCTTGGACACGGCCATGGCGG TTTTCAGGGAGGATCCAGCACACAAGCCAGAGCTGAATAACCTGCAGGAGAACTGCTTGGTGCAGACCACGGAGTGGAGCGCCTGCTCCAAGAGCTGTGGCATGGGCATCTCTGCGCGGGTGACCAACAACAACCCCCAGTGCCGCCTGGAGAAGGAGACCCGGCTCTGCATGGTCCGGCCCTGCGACTTCCCTGTGGACAAAACCAAG AAGGGGAAGAAGTGTGTGCGGACCCCAAAGCCACGCCAGAGCCTCCACTTTGAGTTCTCGGGCTGCACCAGCTCCCGTTCCTACCGGCCCAGGTTCTGTGGGAGCTGCACGGACGGGCGCTGCTGCACCCCGTACGTCACCAGCACGGTGGAGGTGGAGTTCCACTGCCCCGAGGGGGACTTCTTCCAGCGCAAGATGATGTTCATCAAGATGTGCTCCTGCCACTACGACTGCCCCCGAGACAACGACATCTTCCTGGCCACCTATCACAGGAGGATGATCGGAGACCACGTCAAGACCGACAGGCAGTAG